The Oleidesulfovibrio alaskensis DSM 16109 nucleotide sequence TCCTTTTGCGTTCAGGTATGCCGGCCGTGCTACGGCAGGAACGTGATGATAGTCAGTGCCGGGCATGCGGGGCTGTGGTATGACCGCAGGCAGATGCGGCGGGCCGCGGCACATGCCCGGCGCTCAGGCCCAGTATGTGGAATCCGTTGTGCATCAGCTTGGTGTGCATCAGCTTGGAAAAAGGGCTTGATATTCAAGAAACATTATTGATATGAGTGCTAGTCATATGTGGTATGATTTTTAGCAACCTTTCCGGAGCCGTTATGAAAAGTACATTTGCCGCGCTGTTGATCATGGTTGGCTGCCTTGTGTCCGGCGCTCTGCTGACGGGGTCGGAGGCGGCCGCCGCGCAGCCCGTCACACTGAACTATGCCAACTTTCCGCCTGCATCCACGTTTCCCTGCATCCAGATGGAGCAGTGGGCACATGAGGTGCGCACCCGTACCCGCGGCAAGGTGGATGTTCTGACCTATCCCGGCGGTACATTGCTGGGTGCCCGCAACATGCTGCGCGGAGTCATGTCGGGGCAGGCGGATATCGGCTGCATCAGTCTTGCCTATCATCCGGGCGTGTTTCCCGTTATGAGTGTTTTCGAACTGCCTCTGGGGTTCACCAGTGCAGAGGCTGCGAGCAGCGTCCTCTGGGAGCTGTATTCCGGCCTGCGTCCCGCTGAACTGGAGCGTGTCAAAGTGCTCACCATGTTCACTTCTGCTCCTTCGCATTTCATGACAGTGACGCCGGTGCGTTCGCTGCGTGATCTGCAGGGCATGGAGATACGCGGCGCGGGAACGCTTTCGGCCATACTGGAAAAACTTGGTGCCACGCCTGTTTCCATGCCCATGCCCGAAGTGCCGGAAGCGGTGCAGAAGGGGATCATCAAGGGGCTGTTCACATCGCTGGACGTGATGAAGGACATGAATTTTGCGGAAATGACCGGCCATGTGACCAGAGCGGATCAGGCCGTGTATCCTTTTGCCGTCATTATGAACCGCGAAGCGTGGGAGCGCCTGTCACCCGATGTGCAGCAGGTGCTGGACGGGCTGGCGGCGGAGCACGCGGCATGGACGGGACGCTATCTGGACGCGCATGTGCAGGACTCCATGCGCTGGGCGGAAGAGAAACACGGCGTGCAGGTGCACACCCTGCCGGAAGAGGATATCGCCGCCATGCGACGCAGCGTGCAGCCTTTGTTTGACGCATGGGCGCAGAGGGCTGCGGACAAAGGCGCCGACCCCGATGCAGTGATGCGCACCGTGGATGCTTTGAAGGCGCAGTACGGCGGGTAACCCGCGGCCATGCAGACAGCAGGGCGTCCGGGGCATGCCGGGCGCTCTTTTTTTGATGCCGCCGCTGGCGGATGAAACGAGGCGTAAATGGAAAAGATACTGACGGCTATGGAGCGGCTGGGAGAGCTGCTGGCAAAGGTGATGGCCGCTGCGGCGGGCTGCACGCTGGTGCTGATGGTGATGCTTGCGTGCGGCAATATTGCGGGGCGTGCGCTGGGTATGCCGGTCAAGGGGACCTTTGAACTGCTCGGGTTCATGGGGGCGCTGGTGGCCGGTCTTTCTCTGGCTTTTGCCCAGCGCCATAAGGCGCATATCTTCGTGGCGTTTTTTGTGGCGCGTTTCACCCGTCCCGTGCGTCTTGTGCTGGATGCCGCGGTGTATTTCTGCTCGGCACTTTTTTTTGCCGCAGCCAGCCGCGAACTGATCGGTCTTGGCGCATTCATCACCGACTTCGGCGAGCTTTCCGAAACGCTGCATCTTGCATACGCCCCGTTTGTCTATGTGGTGTCGGCAGGTTGCGGGGTTATGGCGTATATTCTTTCGGTTTCGTTTCTGAAAACCGTTCTTCTGGGCAGAGAGGTGTGATGTGGAGCCGGTGACTCTGGGGGTTCTTTCCGTAGGTGTTCTTCTGGCGGCCATTCTGGCATCACGCATTCCGGTGGGGTTTGCCATGGCGGTCACGGGGCTTGGCGGGTATGCCGCAGCCATGGGCCCTGCTGCCGCATGGTCCATGCTGGGGGGCGAAGTGTGGGAGGTGTTTTCCTCTTACGGGCTTACGGTTATCCCGTTTTTCATTTTCATGGGGCAGATCTGTTTTTATTCCGGCGTCAACGAACGCCTGTACAGGGCGGTATATGCATGGATGGGACATATCCGCGGGGGCATAGCCTACGCAACGGTGCTTGCCTGTGCGGGGTTTTCGGCCATCTGCGGGTCAAATACCGCCACGGCCGCCACCATGTCTGCCGTGGCCCTGCCGGAAATGAAAAAATACGGCTATGCACCGGTGCTTTCCACCGGCTGCGTGGCGGCGGGAGCCACTCTGGGGGTGCTGATTCCGCCCAGCGTGGTGCTCATTGTCATCGGGCTGCAGACCGGTCTTTCCATTTCCACGCTGTTTATGGCGGGCATTATGCCCGGCCTGCTGCTTACGGGGCTTTTTCTGGCTGTGGTCTGGCTGTTGTGCCGGCGGCACCCCCAGTGGGGTCCGGCCGGAGAAAAAAGCAGCTGGCGCAGCAGAATGCGCGCACTACCCGGCGCGGCCGAGATTCTGATTCTTTTTGTTCTTGTCATAGGCGGGCTGTTCATGGGGGTGTTCACCCCCACGGAGGCAGGTGCTGCGGGGTCGGCCATTGCTCTGCTGCTCAGCCTTGCGGGGCGCAGGCTGTCGTTGCGGGGGCTGGTGGATGCTGTAAACGACACGCTGCGTATTTCCAGCATGATTATGGTCATCATTCTGGGGGCCGTGCTGTACGGGCGCTTTCTGGCCGTAACCCGTCTGCCATTTGCCGTGGCGGAGTGGACGGCTTCGCTGCCGCTGCCGCCGCTGGGCATTCTGCTGCTGATCTGCGGGGTGTACATTGTGGGCGGCATGATGATGGATGCGCTGGCGTTGCTGCTGGTCACCATTCCCATTTTCTTTCCGGTGGTGCAGGCCATGGGGTACGACCCCGTGTGGTTCAGTGTGTTCATTACCGTGATAACCACCATGGGGGCCATCACGCCGCCTGTGGGGGTGACCGCGTTTGTGGTGGCCTCCGCTGCCGGAGACGTGGGAGTGCAGGATGTATTCAGAGGGGTGACCTTTTTTCTGGCGGCGTATGCGGTATGTGCTCTGCTGTTGCTGCTGGTGCCCCAGATAGTTCTTTTTATACCATCCCTTATGTAAATAATTAGCTTGTCGATGCGGTACTGCGCGCGTATATATCCGGTAATACTCTGCCTTGGCCCGGCGGTATGCATTGTGCCGCCGTGCAATCCGTTACTGCAACCAGTATAAAAGGGGGTGAACGTGATGGCGTATACGGCAATCCGCCGACGGGTGTCTGTTGCATTGTGCATGGTCTCGGCATGCATTGTATCACTTTGCATGCTGACGGGCGCGGCCGGTCAGGCTTTTGCGGGTCCCGCCGCGGCACAGGCTTTTAACGATGGCCGCACCGTGCTGCGCGTTGCACTGTATCCCGACATTCCCGGTGATCTGGAGTCCATGCTGCGCTGGGTGGAACGGCATTTCGAGGCGGAGAATCCCGATGTGGATCTTGAACTGGTGGCGGTGCCCGTGATGGACATGTACGAGGTGAGTAATATTGCCTCGTGGCTGACACAGCCCGTGTCCGGCGGAGGCATGCATCTGCTGGAAATAGACAGCCTGCTGCTGGGCGCGGCAGTGGCAACGGGCAGCGTGGCACAGCAGACGCTGGTCATGCCCGACTGGCATCCGGCAGCCTATGCCACCGCCCATGTGGACGGCAGACAGTACGGGGTGACGCACTGGCTGTGCGGGTATTTTCTGATGACACCTCACAGGGCCGCCGCAGAGGCTGACAGTATGCAGCAGATGCTGGAAGCATTGCAGATAGTCCGGCCCGAGCCGCCGTATCTGGGGGCGGATTATACCAGCAGCTGGTTCATATCCGGCTATTATCTGCAAAGCTGGATGGACAACTTCGGTCGTGATTCGGTGCGTGTGGGCGTATATGCCCCGGTGAACGAGGTGCCTGCATCGGCTGTGGGCGATGTGGCGCACATGTGCGTCTCGCGGGGGAATAATCCCTGCGTGGACGGTACATACGCTGATTTTTCCGTCATGGTTGCTGACGCTCTGCAGGGCAGACTTGCAGGGCTTGCCGGTTTTTCCGAGACCATGCGCGAGGTGGTGGCGCAGGGCGGCGATGCTGCGGACTGGTATGTCACGCCGTTTGTGCTGGGGCCGGAAAAAGACATGATGCTGATGTCCGACGTGTTCGTGGGCCGGAAAAATATGACACCGGATGAAACGGACGCTGCGGAGCGTTTCATGCGTTTTATGCTTGAAGACAGCACCTATGCCGGAATTCTGTTTCCTCAGGGTGCGCCGCCGCGGTATGTGATTCCCGCAAGAATGGATGTGCTGCAGGAAGGGCCTTTTGCAGCAGATGTCTATTACAGCCGCCTGCGCGATGCTATCCGTACGGCGGGGCATTTTCCCAATCAGGGAGTGCCGGAGAACAGAGAGCGGATTTTCAGCGGTGTGCTGCCGTACCTGCGGGACGATGCCCTGCCGGAGGATTTTCCTGCCAAGGACGTAAAGAGAACGTCAGTGCCTGTGCACCGCAAGGCCCGCTGGCAGCGGCACAAGGGACATTTTGTTGTGGATGAACCCATGCTGCCGCTGCATCCGTAGCCCCGTGCCACCGCATGTTGCGGCTGTAAGGGCAGCCCCTGTCCCGCGGCGCGGAGAAGCGGCCCCGTAAATGCGGGCATCTGCAGACAGCAGGCTTATACAAAAAAACAAGGCGGCATGAGCCGCCTTGTCTGTATTTATGGCATGCGGACCGCACCGGAGTGCGGTT carries:
- a CDS encoding TRAP transporter small permease; this translates as MEKILTAMERLGELLAKVMAAAAGCTLVLMVMLACGNIAGRALGMPVKGTFELLGFMGALVAGLSLAFAQRHKAHIFVAFFVARFTRPVRLVLDAAVYFCSALFFAAASRELIGLGAFITDFGELSETLHLAYAPFVYVVSAGCGVMAYILSVSFLKTVLLGREV
- a CDS encoding TRAP transporter large permease gives rise to the protein MEPVTLGVLSVGVLLAAILASRIPVGFAMAVTGLGGYAAAMGPAAAWSMLGGEVWEVFSSYGLTVIPFFIFMGQICFYSGVNERLYRAVYAWMGHIRGGIAYATVLACAGFSAICGSNTATAATMSAVALPEMKKYGYAPVLSTGCVAAGATLGVLIPPSVVLIVIGLQTGLSISTLFMAGIMPGLLLTGLFLAVVWLLCRRHPQWGPAGEKSSWRSRMRALPGAAEILILFVLVIGGLFMGVFTPTEAGAAGSAIALLLSLAGRRLSLRGLVDAVNDTLRISSMIMVIILGAVLYGRFLAVTRLPFAVAEWTASLPLPPLGILLLICGVYIVGGMMMDALALLLVTIPIFFPVVQAMGYDPVWFSVFITVITTMGAITPPVGVTAFVVASAAGDVGVQDVFRGVTFFLAAYAVCALLLLLVPQIVLFIPSLM
- a CDS encoding TRAP transporter substrate-binding protein translates to MKSTFAALLIMVGCLVSGALLTGSEAAAAQPVTLNYANFPPASTFPCIQMEQWAHEVRTRTRGKVDVLTYPGGTLLGARNMLRGVMSGQADIGCISLAYHPGVFPVMSVFELPLGFTSAEAASSVLWELYSGLRPAELERVKVLTMFTSAPSHFMTVTPVRSLRDLQGMEIRGAGTLSAILEKLGATPVSMPMPEVPEAVQKGIIKGLFTSLDVMKDMNFAEMTGHVTRADQAVYPFAVIMNREAWERLSPDVQQVLDGLAAEHAAWTGRYLDAHVQDSMRWAEEKHGVQVHTLPEEDIAAMRRSVQPLFDAWAQRAADKGADPDAVMRTVDALKAQYGG